One window of Nicotiana tomentosiformis chromosome 11, ASM39032v3, whole genome shotgun sequence genomic DNA carries:
- the LOC138901498 gene encoding uncharacterized protein — protein MVAFTQATENRKLKNRIEREGSSKDRSVGNFGGSFGGGGGRTTFRGGSSVPSQSFAQSSVSAQPSGPCQQQWSHFRPGQGNRGSYQHGRPGGRFRQQRRPPCPRGTAQPVSSASTTSATPPPARDTPTPAGRGAARGGAQSLGGPNRFYAMKDRHSSEASQDVVIGILTIQYHDVYAFIDPGSTLSYVTPYVAMKFGIEPKLYESFSVSTSNGESIMAVRVYRDCVVMVRCRKTMVDLIELGKVNFDVIIGMDWLYSCFAKLDCRTRTVRFEFPNEPII, from the exons atggtggcatttactcaagccacagagaaccgtaaattgaagaatagaatagagCGAGAGGGTAGCAGCAAGGACCGGTCCGTGggaaactttggtggttcttttggtggtggtggtggtagaacaacattcaggggagggtcatcagtaccatcccagtcctttgctcagtcttcagtcagtgcacAGCCATCAGGGCCCTGTCAGCAGCAGTGGAGCCATtttaggcccggtcagggcaacaggggatctTACCAGCATGGTCGGCCTGGTGGGAGATTCCGGCAGCagaggaggcccccatgccctag GGGTACAGCACAACCAGTCAGTTCTGCAtctactacatccgcaacacctcctccagctcgagacACTCCAACAcctgcagggcgtggtgcagctaggggtggtgcacagagtttgggaggacccaaccgtttctatgctatgaaggATCGCCATAGTTCAGAGGCTTCTCAagatgttgtcataggtatattgactatccaatatcatgatgtatatgcctttattgatcccggttccactttgtcctatgtcactccATATGTTGCTAtgaaatttgggatagaaccgaaactttatgagtcgttctctgtatctacttcgaatggtgagtctattatggccgtgcgggtttatagggattgtgttgtcatggtgcgtTGTCGAAAAACCATggtcgatcttattgaattggggAAGgttaattttgatgtaataatagggatggactggctttattcatgttttgctaaacttgattgtcgaaccagaaccgttaggtttgaatttccaaatgagccaattATTTAA